In a genomic window of Thermodesulfobacteriota bacterium:
- a CDS encoding DoxX family membrane protein, translated as MVSLYVLVIATAAFRIAGILGIKIFRGFSDCLRYGFAVMFVFTGVSHFTTLKDDFVRMIPFEFFRNDATVYATGAIEIAGALWLASGRRVGTICVLFIVFLAAVLPANIYASVNDITLGGRPPTELHLRVMAQVLYMVLLAFVGFAGMHRSRGG; from the coding sequence ATGGTTTCCCTTTACGTGCTCGTTATCGCGACCGCCGCGTTCAGGATTGCGGGTATTCTCGGCATAAAGATATTCCGCGGCTTCTCCGACTGCCTCCGCTACGGGTTCGCCGTAATGTTCGTCTTCACCGGGGTCTCGCACTTTACTACGCTCAAGGACGACTTCGTCCGCATGATACCGTTCGAGTTTTTCAGGAACGACGCGACTGTATACGCCACCGGGGCAATCGAGATCGCGGGCGCGCTCTGGCTCGCGTCGGGAAGACGCGTCGGTACGATCTGCGTCCTGTTTATCGTCTTCCTGGCCGCAGTCCTGCCGGCCAACATTTACGCGTCGGTCAACGACATCACGCTCGGCGGGAGGCCGCCCACCGAGCTCCACCTGAGGGTGATGGCCCAGGTCCTGTACATGGTGCTCCTGGCGTTCGTCGGGTTCGCGGGCATGCACCGGAGCCGCGGCGGGTAG